Proteins encoded within one genomic window of Calonectris borealis chromosome 1, bCalBor7.hap1.2, whole genome shotgun sequence:
- the NUDT4 gene encoding diphosphoinositol polyphosphate phosphohydrolase 2 isoform X4 encodes MEPEEEPGGAAVREVYEEAGVKGKLGRLLGIFEQNQDRKHRTYVYVLTVTEILEDWEDSVNIGRKREWFKVEDAIKVLQCHKPVHAEYLEKLKLSCSPTNGNSVVPPLPDNNSLYVTSAQTSGLPSTVR; translated from the exons ATGGAACCAGAAGAAGAGCCAGGGGGAGCAGCCGTCAGAGAGGTGTATGAAGAg GCTGGAGTAAAGGGAAAGCTAGGCAGACTGCTTGGGATATTTGAG CAGAACCAGGATCGGAAGCATAGGACATACGTTTATGTTCTTACTGTGACGGAAATACTGGAAGACTGGGAGGATTCAGTTAATATAG gaaggaaaagagaatggTTTAAAGTAGAAGATGCAATCAAGGTCCTTCAGTGTCACAAGCCTGTTCATGCAGAGTACTTGGAAAAACTGAAACTGAGCTGTTCACCCACTAATGGAAACTCTGTGGTTCCCCCTCTTCCAGATAATAACTCCTTATATGTCACTTCTGCACAGACTTCTGGGTTGCCCTCTACTGTGAGATAA
- the NUDT4 gene encoding diphosphoinositol polyphosphate phosphohydrolase 2 isoform X3 produces MSCFLLQNLHYFFPVLMVLLVSSSRYPDQWIVPGGGMEPEEEPGGAAVREVYEEAGVKGKLGRLLGIFEQNQDRKHRTYVYVLTVTEILEDWEDSVNIGRKREWFKVEDAIKVLQCHKPVHAEYLEKLKLSCSPTNGNSVVPPLPDNNSLYVTSAQTSGLPSTVR; encoded by the exons GTGCTGTTGGTAAGCAGTAGCCGATATCCAGATCAGTGGATTGTACCAGGTGGAGGAATGGAACCAGAAGAAGAGCCAGGGGGAGCAGCCGTCAGAGAGGTGTATGAAGAg GCTGGAGTAAAGGGAAAGCTAGGCAGACTGCTTGGGATATTTGAG CAGAACCAGGATCGGAAGCATAGGACATACGTTTATGTTCTTACTGTGACGGAAATACTGGAAGACTGGGAGGATTCAGTTAATATAG gaaggaaaagagaatggTTTAAAGTAGAAGATGCAATCAAGGTCCTTCAGTGTCACAAGCCTGTTCATGCAGAGTACTTGGAAAAACTGAAACTGAGCTGTTCACCCACTAATGGAAACTCTGTGGTTCCCCCTCTTCCAGATAATAACTCCTTATATGTCACTTCTGCACAGACTTCTGGGTTGCCCTCTACTGTGAGATAA